From a region of the Bacillus oleivorans genome:
- a CDS encoding DHH family phosphoesterase: protein MIDKILDAIEKYETIVIHRHVRPDPDAYGSQGGLAEILKASYPDKKVYTVGDDEPTLHFLRQMDIINDDIYKNSLVIVCDTANTERVSDQRYSTGDMLIKIDHHPNEDPYGDIMWVDTTASSVSEMIYEFYITAQEHGLKMTDEAARLLYAGIVGDTGRFLYPSTTEKTFAYASELIHYSFSRTNLYNQLYETPLKVVKLQGFILQEFELLDYGAASIQISKETLKKFDLTPAEASSLVSSLGNIAGIVAWVFFIEEEDQIRVRFRSKGPVINSIAKKYNGGGHPLAAGASIYSWEAAELVLHDLLLACKIYAKTEQITD, encoded by the coding sequence GTGATTGACAAAATCTTGGATGCCATCGAAAAATATGAAACCATTGTTATACATCGCCATGTACGGCCAGACCCGGATGCATACGGATCACAAGGTGGATTAGCTGAGATTTTGAAAGCAAGCTATCCAGATAAAAAGGTGTATACGGTTGGGGATGATGAGCCAACTCTTCATTTTCTGAGGCAGATGGACATCATAAATGATGACATTTACAAAAACTCACTAGTGATCGTTTGTGATACGGCTAATACCGAAAGAGTAAGTGACCAGCGATATTCAACAGGTGACATGCTTATAAAAATTGATCACCATCCGAATGAGGATCCATACGGAGATATCATGTGGGTCGATACCACTGCCAGTTCGGTCAGTGAAATGATCTATGAATTTTATATAACAGCACAAGAACATGGATTGAAGATGACAGATGAAGCAGCAAGATTACTTTATGCAGGGATTGTTGGCGATACAGGTAGATTTCTTTATCCCAGCACAACCGAAAAGACATTTGCTTATGCAAGTGAGCTAATTCATTATTCTTTCTCACGAACCAATCTTTATAATCAGCTCTATGAAACCCCGTTAAAAGTTGTGAAGCTTCAGGGGTTTATTCTCCAAGAATTTGAGCTATTAGATTACGGGGCAGCATCGATTCAAATCTCAAAAGAGACACTGAAAAAATTCGATTTAACTCCAGCAGAAGCATCAAGCCTGGTAAGCTCTTTAGGAAATATTGCTGGAATCGTTGCCTGGGTATTTTTTATTGAAGAAGAGGACCAAATTAGAGTCCGTTTCCGGTCAAAGGGACCAGTTATCAATAGCATTGCCAAAAAATACAACGGCGGCGGTCATCCATTAGCAGCAGGTGCATCGATTTATAGCTGGGAAGCCGCTGAATTAGTCCTGCATGATTTGCTTTTGGCCTGCAAAATTTATGCGAAAACAGAACAAATCACTGATTAA
- a CDS encoding YtpI family protein, with translation MPVLVILIIFALAFYVYFKVKQVRSQRPIEKKWISGKSSICLGSFVLLFGINQVFLYPKETVTYVIAAIFLIVGLLSIIGGYKMYKYYLPLAIKEAEQLQK, from the coding sequence ATGCCTGTATTGGTCATTTTAATTATTTTTGCATTAGCTTTTTATGTTTATTTTAAGGTGAAACAAGTCCGGAGCCAGCGTCCGATTGAGAAAAAATGGATCTCTGGGAAAAGCAGCATTTGCCTTGGTTCGTTTGTACTTCTATTTGGGATCAATCAGGTATTCCTCTATCCCAAAGAGACAGTTACTTATGTGATTGCCGCAATCTTTTTAATCGTCGGTTTGTTATCAATTATTGGCGGTTATAAAATGTATAAATATTATCTGCCGCTTGCTATTAAAGAAGCAGAGCAGCTTCAAAAGTAA